In bacterium, the genomic stretch CGGCTGGTTGTCCATATAAATGGACAGGAATAATAGCTTTAGTTCTTGGGGTAATAGCTTCTTCTATCTTAGAAATGTCGATATTAAAAGTATGAGGATTAATATCTACAAAGACAGGTTTAGCTCTTAAAAGAGCAATTACTTCTGCCGTTGCTATAAAAGTAAAGGGAGTAGTAATTATCTCATCATCAGGTCTTATATCTAATGCTAATAAAGGAAGAAATAAAGCCTCGGTTCCAGAAGCTACTCCAACCGCATATTTTGTTTGACAATAATCAGCTATCTCTTTTTCTAAGAAAACTACTTCTTCTCCTAAGATAAAAGAACCACTTTCTACTACTTTTTTAATAGCTTGATCAATCTCATCCTTAATAAGTTGATATTCTGCTTTTAAGTCGATAAGAGGAGTAATAAATTTTTTAGACATGCTCTTCTTTTTTCCAAACTAAGTTATCTATTAAGCGAACCTTACCAAATCTAACCGCTAAAGCTACCAAAGCTTCTTTATTAATATAGTCAAGATCAGTAAGATAGGCAGGATCACAGATCTTAATATATTCAATCTCAGCTAAAGGCTCTTGGTTAATTAGACTATTCATTTGTTTAATAATGAGCTTTGGATCCTTAACATCCTTCTCTAAAAGAGAGAAGGCTTTTCTTAGAGATTGGGATAAAATAACAGCTCTTTTTTGCTCTTCTAAAGTTAAATCCTTGTTTCGAGAGCTTAAAGCTAAATTACCTTCATTTCTAACCGTAGGTAAGGTTATAATTTCGAGATCAAAATTTAAATCCTTGACCAATCTTTTAACTATTTCAACTTGTTGGTAATCCTTTAATCCAAAATAAGCTCGATGAGGTTTAGTAATATTAAATAACTTGGTAACTACCGTAGCTACTCCTTGAAAATGGCCAGGTCGATATTTTCCGCATAGATTAGTACTCAGCTTATTTACATTTACAAAAGTTAGCTGGTCTTCAGGATACATCTCTTTTATAGAAGGAATAAAAACAGTATCTACTTTAAATCTCCTGCAAATATCTAAGTCTTCATCTAAAGGACGAGGATAAAAATTAAGGTCATCTTGATCGTTAAACTGGATAGAATTGACAAAAATACTTACTATTGTCCAATCATTCCCTTCTTTACATTTTTCAATTAAACTTATATGTCCTTGGTGCAAGGCACCCATAGTAGGAACAAAGCCGATCTCTTTATTTTTTGCTCTTAAACAAGAACTCTTCTCTTGTATTTCTTTAATCTTGGCAATAATTTCCATAAAGAAGATTTATCTATGTATTTCTTTAATCTTGGTAACAATTTCCATAAACAAAAAACTTATTTATGTATTTCTTTAATTTTAGTAATAATTTTCATAAAGAAGATTTATTTAATGGGGGTGATTTAAAGATGTAGTTCAAAATTAAGGAGGAAAAGTTTTTAACAAACTTTTATTAATAAAGATACTAATCTTTCTTTTCTTCTTTAGCTTGAATAAGGACGAAACACTCTAAACAACGTCCTTTATTATCTCGTTTGCAACAAGGGATATGAGGAGTATCCCAACAATCAGTGCCATTCTTGTAAGCATCACAGACTATATAACAACTTGCTGGACAATACCTAATTTCAAAACATCGCTTCATGTTTTACCTTGCCAGGAAATATAGATTAAAACTTAGATTTAAAGAACCAAAATTGAGCCAAAATTATCTTTTCAATCTAAAACAAATATTACTTTACATTCTTTAAGAAAGCTTAGATTTTGATTTAATTTATAAAGTAAAGCCGCATCGTTATTGCTTATCACTACATCTGTCTTTTGCTTTCCAGAAAAGTTTAAAGCTTTAATAACTAAAGGATTATCTTTTACTCTATCAATCTTACAAGCTTCTTCTAAATCTTTAGCATATCCAACCATGCCAAACCTCTCAGCAAAATCAGAACTTACCGAAGCACTGCCATAAATCTCTTGGCCTTCTTCGCTTAAGATTTTAGGATTCATGGCTGGGCAAATCTCAATGCCTTGAGCATTAATCACTAAACCAGTAAAGGGTTTAGTGAAATCTATGGCTGGCATTTTAGCCTCTTCCTGCAAAGAAGGAAGGTAAGTTTTTTCAGGAATAGTTTTTTCGTCTTTTTCTTTTTCTATTTCTAAAGAAGGCTTAGGAAAGAAGATTCCGCTTAAGCTACCTACGCCACTTAAAGCAATGGTTAGTTCTACTTTTACCGTTCCATCCGACATATATTTAGGTTCGGAAATCTTTGCCCCCTTGATAAAACCTTGAACTTCAGCCCTAATTACATCGCTTTCCACCGCACTCTCTTTAACTGTGGTCTGGGCGTCTACTCTCACCGCATTTACCGCTTCTAATAAGTTTCGATAAGCATCGACTTTAGCTGCTCTTTCGGCCATTAACCTCGCTTGGCCGGGATGCATGTTTTTTGGAGGAAATCCCCACCCTTCAGCAGCAACAATTCCTTTTTCCCAATCTATTGCTCCCTTTTCGTAGGTTTCCACAAGTCCGCAAAAAGCCGTAGTAAAAGAAATAGTAGTAAAAGAAATAATTAATAATAAGCTTATAATTAGTGGAAAAATAATTAAATTTTTCTTCATCTTTAACTCCCCTCAACTTAACCTATCTTTAATTTAACCTACTAATTAAATAGTGCCCCATTAAAATCATTTTGTCAATAATTTTTTATATTATTGAACTTGTAATTAAATAAATTTAAAGTCTTAAGAGGAAGATCTAATTATTTACATCTCCTCAAAATTATCAAAAAATATTTTTATTTCTTTTTGAGCATCTTCTTTGTTTTTACTTCGATGAACTAAATTTTTTAATATTCTTCTTTCGCTTAAAGAGTTTTCCATGCTATCCTTACTCATGCTTCTTATGGTTCCTTTTTCTGCTTTTTGAGGATCGGTGTCTCCAACAATCTTACTAATTTCAGCAAAAAATCCTTCTTTATATTGAAAATCATCT encodes the following:
- a CDS encoding nucleoside-diphosphate kinase, whose translation is MIKPEGIKKRRKILEKILPLAKIITSKKYPKVPLEKIAKLYEEHKDEVFYPWFFDYYQNKSIEVMTLEEKDDFQYKEGFFAEISKIVGDTDPQKAEKGTIRSMSKDSMENSLSERRILKNLVHRSKNKEDAQKEIKIFFDNFEEM
- the panC gene encoding pantoate--beta-alanine ligase; translated protein: MEIIAKIKEIQEKSSCLRAKNKEIGFVPTMGALHQGHISLIEKCKEGNDWTIVSIFVNSIQFNDQDDLNFYPRPLDEDLDICRRFKVDTVFIPSIKEMYPEDQLTFVNVNKLSTNLCGKYRPGHFQGVATVVTKLFNITKPHRAYFGLKDYQQVEIVKRLVKDLNFDLEIITLPTVRNEGNLALSSRNKDLTLEEQKRAVILSQSLRKAFSLLEKDVKDPKLIIKQMNSLINQEPLAEIEYIKICDPAYLTDLDYINKEALVALAVRFGKVRLIDNLVWKKEEHV